A section of the Candidatus Moraniibacteriota bacterium genome encodes:
- a CDS encoding SET domain-containing protein-lysine N-methyltransferase, protein MPTQQDQSKRVRVKRTGIGLGLFAAANFKRHETIIEYIGERIPTSVGDERDNRYIFNVSSRFDIDGSARHNTARYTNHSCRPNCDAINRRGRIFIVARKQIALGEEITFHYGKDHFEGYIKPAGCKCKKCIA, encoded by the coding sequence ATGCCTACTCAACAAGATCAGTCGAAGCGGGTACGCGTGAAACGGACGGGAATTGGACTTGGTCTTTTTGCTGCGGCTAATTTTAAACGACACGAAACCATCATCGAGTACATCGGCGAGCGGATACCGACGAGCGTCGGCGACGAGCGAGACAATCGCTATATTTTCAATGTGAGTTCACGCTTCGATATCGATGGCAGTGCGCGGCATAATACGGCGCGCTACACCAATCATTCGTGCCGTCCCAACTGTGATGCGATCAATCGGCGGGGCCGGATCTTCATCGTCGCCAGGAAACAGATCGCACTCGGCGAGGAAATCACCTTCCATTATGGTAAGGACCACTTCGAGGGGTATATCAAACCAGCTGGCTGTAAGTGTAAGAAATGTATCGCCTAG
- a CDS encoding rRNA pseudouridine synthase: MACSGNYGRTNPLPVRINRYLALRGLTTRKAADGLIAAGRVFVNGQLATLGMRVNAEDQIEVRGEARSKPYRYIVYYKPRGIITHSPVKREKSIADIYPEKGVFPIGRLDKASEGLMLLTDDGRVTERLLHPRFVHEKEYEVTLQETVASGIEEKLVRGIESEGERLQAKRVKVLNRSELSIVLTEGKKHQIRRMLSALHLTVKALKRVRIMDLRIGSLIPGEGRQLTRPEAAAFLAALGIPEAGTRR; encoded by the coding sequence GTGGCATGCTCCGGGAACTATGGAAGAACAAATCCCCTTCCCGTCCGCATCAACCGGTATCTCGCTCTCCGTGGGCTTACGACGCGCAAGGCGGCCGATGGGTTGATCGCGGCTGGTCGGGTGTTTGTCAACGGTCAGCTGGCGACGCTTGGTATGCGGGTGAATGCCGAGGACCAGATTGAGGTCCGGGGTGAAGCCCGGAGCAAGCCCTATCGCTACATCGTGTACTACAAGCCGCGCGGCATCATCACGCATTCACCGGTGAAGCGAGAAAAAAGTATCGCCGACATCTACCCAGAAAAGGGAGTCTTCCCCATCGGCCGACTCGACAAGGCGTCCGAAGGGCTCATGCTCTTGACCGATGATGGTCGTGTCACCGAACGACTGCTCCATCCGCGCTTTGTCCATGAGAAAGAATATGAAGTGACACTTCAGGAAACAGTCGCTTCCGGTATCGAGGAGAAACTCGTGCGCGGCATCGAGAGTGAAGGGGAACGTCTCCAGGCCAAACGCGTGAAGGTGCTCAATCGCTCCGAACTCTCGATCGTCCTCACTGAAGGTAAAAAACATCAGATCCGACGCATGCTCTCGGCGCTCCATCTCACTGTGAAAGCCTTAAAGCGCGTCCGTATCATGGATCTCCGAATTGGATCGCTCATCCCAGGGGAGGGACGACAGCTCACCCGTCCGGAAGCAGCAGCATTTCTCGCCGCCCTCGGTATCCCTGAGGCGGGCACCCGACGGTAA
- a CDS encoding glycosyltransferase family 2 protein: MSDRRLSVIIPTLNERGNIEPLLRRLSDFLTHHQYVWEAIVVDDRSTDGTFQKLERLQEEGLPIRPFRKIGCRGKAYSLLEGFERAQFDNIAILDADLQCPPEAIGPMFEYLLSGTDVIVANRSNAVGNPCRRMASWIFQEVFARRLNGLQVDSQSGLKLFRRSVLESVTLAPSPWTFDMEFLLKAQLAGYAVRGYTVDFSERNSGESKISLWSASVEIAWNALSLWYQHRLPVLARSVGAGLLGKGRRLTGLISNRRLF; encoded by the coding sequence ATGTCTGACCGCCGGCTCTCAGTCATCATCCCCACACTCAATGAGCGGGGGAATATCGAACCGCTCCTCCGGCGCCTGAGTGATTTTTTGACGCATCATCAGTATGTCTGGGAGGCGATTGTGGTTGATGATCGATCAACCGATGGGACGTTTCAAAAATTAGAACGGTTGCAAGAGGAGGGTCTTCCTATCCGTCCGTTTCGAAAGATTGGTTGCCGAGGCAAGGCATACTCGCTTCTCGAAGGATTTGAACGGGCGCAGTTTGATAACATCGCTATTTTGGACGCGGACCTCCAGTGTCCACCCGAGGCAATCGGTCCGATGTTTGAGTATCTTCTCTCGGGTACGGACGTTATCGTTGCGAATCGGAGCAATGCTGTTGGAAACCCATGCCGTCGAATGGCGAGCTGGATTTTTCAGGAAGTCTTCGCTCGGCGGTTGAATGGCCTTCAAGTAGATTCACAGTCAGGACTGAAGCTCTTCCGCCGCTCGGTGTTAGAGTCAGTGACGCTTGCTCCATCCCCGTGGACCTTTGACATGGAATTCCTTTTGAAGGCACAGCTCGCGGGGTATGCTGTGAGAGGGTATACGGTTGATTTCTCTGAACGGAACTCTGGCGAATCGAAGATCAGTCTCTGGAGTGCTTCGGTCGAGATCGCGTGGAATGCGCTTTCCCTCTGGTATCAGCATCGGCTTCCGGTACTGGCACGTTCTGTGGGCGCCGGACTTCTGGGAAAGGGGAGGCGGCTCACGGGACTGATCAGTAATCGTCGCCTGTTTTAA
- a CDS encoding GtrA family protein codes for MSNQQPLVLPIINIALPRTLILYFFIGSSAALVDVVGFFLLFNTYGIPAVVATAISVSLATIYSFVLNAKYNFKVSDRLGMRLVLFSLVSGAGLLLSALALYVAHDMYGINGNIVKIASLPVIFVVQFLLNKHISFKSNTL; via the coding sequence ATGTCCAATCAACAGCCACTCGTGCTCCCGATCATCAACATTGCTCTTCCGAGGACGCTTATCCTCTACTTCTTCATTGGCTCGAGCGCAGCCCTCGTTGATGTGGTCGGGTTTTTCCTCCTGTTCAATACCTATGGGATACCGGCAGTAGTTGCGACGGCAATTTCTGTTTCCCTCGCGACGATCTACTCATTTGTGCTCAACGCGAAATATAACTTTAAGGTCAGCGATCGTCTGGGGATGCGTCTCGTCCTCTTCTCTCTGGTCAGCGGCGCTGGACTTCTCCTCTCAGCTCTCGCGCTGTATGTCGCGCATGATATGTACGGAATCAACGGAAACATCGTGAAGATCGCCTCATTGCCGGTTATTTTTGTGGTGCAGTTCTTGTTGAACAAGCATATTTCATTTAAGTCGAATACTTTATGA
- a CDS encoding NAD(P)/FAD-dependent oxidoreductase — MKKSVAIIGAGYTGLVAAYRLAKAGQAVTVYERESYVAGLVSGFSLDGIAMEKIYHFLYKTDADILGLLEELGVREKLVFHDSSVSTYYDGKLYPFMTPVDILRFTPLSFLNRIRFGVVGLYLQFLTRWEPLTRVTAYDWMLKWSGKEVMDIIWTPLLKGKFSKYYDKIAMSWLWSRIRVRARSKEKGDVVEKLGYFTGGWHIVADRLVEEIEKLGGEVRTGVQIESLRSIPESGKVEVMIDGSPILHDTVIATIPTHVFGRLVENDPLATAEYKSQLASIDYIGAVVMPFVSTERITSYYWHNINDPRCPFLVFLSLSELAGSENFGGKHVYYVGAYVSHDHPYFSLEKEAIMDEWKAGLKLMFPDFDASKITAAELFRFKNAQHIVGMGYKEKMPAYQTPLPGVYLANFSQIYPDDRGTNYAVRDGNVIADMVLRNLNA, encoded by the coding sequence ATGAAGAAATCAGTTGCTATCATCGGTGCTGGATATACTGGCCTCGTCGCTGCCTATCGCCTCGCCAAGGCTGGGCAGGCGGTTACGGTCTATGAACGAGAGTCGTATGTCGCCGGTCTCGTCTCAGGATTTTCTTTGGATGGGATTGCGATGGAGAAGATCTATCACTTTCTCTATAAGACCGATGCGGATATCCTCGGCCTCCTCGAAGAGCTGGGCGTCCGAGAGAAACTCGTCTTCCATGATAGCTCCGTCTCGACGTACTATGATGGAAAACTGTATCCATTCATGACCCCCGTGGACATCCTGCGCTTTACCCCGCTTTCATTTTTGAATCGGATCCGTTTTGGTGTTGTTGGTCTGTATTTGCAATTTTTGACCCGCTGGGAGCCCTTGACCCGTGTTACAGCCTACGATTGGATGCTGAAATGGTCAGGCAAAGAAGTCATGGACATTATCTGGACCCCGCTGCTTAAGGGGAAGTTCTCGAAATACTATGACAAGATTGCCATGTCTTGGCTTTGGTCACGAATCCGGGTTCGGGCACGATCCAAGGAAAAGGGTGATGTCGTGGAGAAGTTAGGTTATTTTACCGGCGGTTGGCACATTGTGGCCGATCGTTTGGTCGAAGAGATTGAGAAGCTTGGTGGGGAAGTCCGCACAGGCGTACAGATCGAATCCCTTCGCTCCATCCCTGAGTCGGGGAAGGTTGAGGTGATGATTGATGGTTCTCCGATTCTTCACGATACCGTGATCGCGACTATTCCGACCCATGTCTTTGGTCGTCTCGTTGAAAATGATCCGTTGGCGACAGCTGAATACAAGTCACAGCTCGCGAGCATCGACTACATCGGTGCCGTCGTCATGCCGTTTGTTTCAACAGAACGTATCACCTCATATTACTGGCACAACATCAACGATCCTCGCTGTCCGTTCCTCGTATTTCTCTCGCTTTCAGAGCTAGCCGGTTCGGAAAATTTTGGCGGTAAGCATGTGTATTACGTCGGTGCCTATGTTTCGCACGACCACCCCTATTTTTCTCTCGAGAAGGAGGCTATCATGGATGAATGGAAAGCCGGACTGAAGCTGATGTTTCCGGATTTCGATGCTTCGAAGATAACCGCCGCTGAGCTGTTCCGCTTCAAGAACGCACAGCATATTGTCGGAATGGGTTACAAGGAAAAGATGCCGGCGTATCAGACACCGCTTCCAGGCGTCTACCTCGCAAACTTTTCTCAGATCTACCCGGACGACCGTGGTACCAACTATGCGGTTCGTGACGGCAATGTGATTGCTGATATGGTATTGCGTAACCTGAACGCCTGA
- a CDS encoding polyprenol monophosphomannose synthase yields MPKLDLTILLPTYNEAANIAPLLRAVARSLEESDVRYEIVFVDDSSDMTPDVITRMREVYKDVRLIRRAPEERTGLATALIAGFAAAKGEYILCMDSDLQHPPYAIPELIAKLRETGADVTVATRYAAGGSAEGLGTLYRRAVSHLCRFAAWAIIPQTHKTTDPGSGFFVFRKSIVENLNFQGLQGFKILIDILARTKKLRVSEVPYTFRKRINNESKATVEQGIAFLRHLVLLKWQSLVPEATGPKSIESAIPARREPRNWGRISQTLLIDGAIALAIGLVGWYLVGYYAAFNYLYTGYEDWIYHAFRVKSLQDHGLVAWDHIWSNGIGYWKLYQYVAHYIMLGVVELTGLPITKVLLLSLVVLYIGLRVALYGILRLLGANRFFAVLPVIASYTIVQEWGSMQDYSIYIAFIAFPLHLLLWIMAFRDLKWIYVLAAVTGAVWTFHPVFGFNASILLGLLVVFSKLKSDFSKIFRVGIVYFIAAAPFLTSYFTAGYFFTNPLFKSYIYLSTSVLAPYGGLSMLYWLLFGIIWLLVIWRSQLVPTWTKVLLVYASVYLVLIYLGQKDYLPNFLVQFQFSRGITAVAFALVLVFGVVLQRTLGAVQGLGIKLVATVLIAAGIVHAVDIASRYYVSPPVNEIQNAVAEYFTDHDLPKGSVFTENVSEATYFAPAGVRYVTSYNEHMQPHPYSTRLRVLMNSRLGYTGISQAHLRNIENYATVLGIEYLFLPAASPLVTGLTSKDGAMFELVALENSEPLTDAIAVLRNTSPIISAFAVSRSEISDRLLSDELPLPTIHIASYKPWDERIAEMAEIVRSSAIVPIEVGFVPTNVLEIGGESFPKLDTMNDPIILVNQSYDAKWQVVSPQAGAWSVQPSTLRLMVLEKSGSVPVQAFELRNDWPWWYWPVQSLGVVMTLVAVLWTMKTHGLIRISFRKLSRYVNK; encoded by the coding sequence ATGCCCAAGCTTGACCTCACTATCCTCCTACCGACCTATAACGAAGCGGCCAACATCGCTCCGTTGCTTCGGGCTGTCGCTCGCTCGCTTGAAGAGAGCGATGTGCGGTATGAAATCGTCTTTGTCGACGATAGTTCGGACATGACACCGGATGTCATCACTCGGATGCGAGAGGTTTACAAGGATGTCCGGCTAATTCGTCGAGCACCCGAAGAACGAACAGGTCTCGCAACAGCGCTCATCGCAGGCTTCGCAGCGGCGAAGGGCGAATACATCCTCTGTATGGATTCCGATCTCCAACACCCACCCTATGCCATACCGGAGCTTATTGCGAAACTTCGCGAGACGGGCGCTGATGTGACCGTCGCGACGCGGTATGCTGCCGGCGGGAGCGCCGAGGGACTTGGTACGTTGTACCGTCGAGCCGTCTCCCACCTGTGTCGATTTGCGGCGTGGGCGATCATTCCGCAGACGCACAAGACCACCGACCCGGGGAGCGGCTTCTTTGTGTTTCGGAAATCTATTGTCGAGAATCTTAATTTTCAGGGCCTTCAAGGATTCAAGATCCTGATCGATATCCTCGCCCGGACCAAGAAGCTCCGAGTTTCTGAAGTTCCCTATACTTTCCGAAAGCGAATCAATAATGAAAGCAAGGCGACCGTCGAACAGGGGATCGCCTTCCTTCGGCACCTTGTTCTTTTGAAGTGGCAGAGTCTCGTGCCTGAGGCAACAGGTCCGAAAAGTATCGAAAGCGCTATCCCGGCGCGTCGAGAGCCCCGGAACTGGGGTCGCATCTCTCAGACGCTTTTGATCGACGGCGCTATCGCCCTCGCGATTGGTCTGGTGGGGTGGTACCTGGTTGGTTACTACGCCGCCTTCAATTATTTGTACACGGGCTATGAGGACTGGATCTACCATGCGTTCCGAGTGAAGTCGCTGCAGGACCATGGGCTGGTCGCCTGGGACCATATCTGGAGTAACGGTATCGGTTATTGGAAACTGTACCAGTATGTGGCGCACTACATCATGCTCGGCGTCGTCGAGCTCACGGGTCTCCCAATTACCAAGGTGCTGCTGCTTTCTCTCGTTGTTCTCTACATCGGTCTTCGGGTGGCATTGTACGGCATCCTCCGTCTCCTCGGCGCGAATCGGTTTTTTGCCGTGTTGCCAGTGATCGCTTCGTACACCATCGTCCAGGAGTGGGGTTCCATGCAGGATTACTCAATCTACATCGCTTTCATCGCCTTTCCCCTCCATCTCCTGCTTTGGATCATGGCTTTTCGTGATCTCAAGTGGATTTATGTCTTGGCGGCGGTCACCGGTGCTGTCTGGACTTTTCATCCCGTATTTGGTTTCAATGCCTCAATCCTGCTTGGACTCCTCGTTGTCTTTTCAAAACTGAAATCCGATTTCTCAAAAATCTTCCGGGTAGGCATCGTCTATTTCATCGCAGCGGCACCATTTTTAACCTCGTACTTTACGGCCGGTTACTTCTTCACTAACCCGCTCTTCAAATCGTACATCTACCTCTCGACATCGGTACTGGCTCCGTACGGCGGCCTCAGTATGCTCTATTGGCTCCTTTTCGGGATTATCTGGCTTTTGGTTATCTGGCGCTCACAACTCGTCCCGACCTGGACCAAGGTGCTGCTGGTCTACGCGAGCGTTTATCTCGTACTCATTTACCTTGGACAGAAGGATTATCTTCCGAATTTCCTCGTCCAGTTCCAGTTCTCACGCGGCATCACAGCGGTCGCATTTGCTCTCGTCCTCGTTTTTGGTGTCGTGCTCCAGCGGACGCTCGGCGCGGTACAGGGACTTGGTATCAAGCTTGTCGCTACTGTTCTCATCGCTGCAGGCATCGTCCATGCTGTTGATATCGCTTCGCGTTACTACGTTTCACCGCCGGTCAATGAAATCCAGAATGCCGTTGCTGAGTATTTCACCGATCATGACTTGCCGAAGGGCAGTGTCTTTACAGAAAACGTTTCTGAAGCAACCTACTTTGCTCCGGCTGGCGTACGGTACGTCACGTCATACAATGAGCATATGCAGCCGCATCCCTATTCGACGCGTCTTCGCGTTCTCATGAATAGTCGGCTCGGTTACACGGGTATTTCACAGGCCCATCTCCGGAACATCGAGAATTACGCCACCGTTCTTGGTATCGAATATCTCTTTTTGCCCGCAGCCTCACCGTTGGTCACGGGGCTGACTTCCAAGGACGGAGCAATGTTCGAGTTGGTTGCGCTTGAGAATAGCGAACCGCTGACCGACGCGATTGCTGTGCTCCGTAATACGTCGCCAATCATATCAGCCTTTGCTGTTTCGCGCTCGGAAATTTCTGACCGTCTCCTTAGTGATGAGCTTCCATTGCCAACGATTCATATTGCCTCCTACAAGCCGTGGGATGAACGGATTGCTGAGATGGCAGAGATCGTGCGTTCCTCGGCCATTGTGCCGATCGAAGTCGGATTTGTTCCGACCAATGTACTGGAGATTGGTGGCGAGTCATTTCCCAAGTTGGATACGATGAATGATCCAATCATCCTCGTCAATCAGAGCTATGATGCGAAATGGCAGGTAGTTTCTCCTCAGGCGGGCGCATGGTCTGTTCAGCCATCGACACTTCGGCTTATGGTGTTGGAAAAATCGGGGAGTGTCCCGGTTCAGGCCTTTGAATTACGCAATGATTGGCCGTGGTGGTACTGGCCGGTGCAGTCCCTCGGGGTCGTGATGACTCTTGTGGCTGTGCTTTGGACTATGAAGACGCATGGTCTTATCCGAATTTCGTTCAGGAAACTCTCCCGCTATGTCAACAAATAA